The following proteins are co-located in the Blastopirellula marina genome:
- a CDS encoding DUF1552 domain-containing protein: MLNRRKMLQAVATGTSAALGLSLVPQPLFASSDQGRTPKRVIFFLQNQGFDPATCVPKGMQHSGSLGNAKLPEPIQDLEPFKDRLHIINGLHGQHTSPSHSAFFGALGGYRGGDGVPPSAATIDYEISKALPQTLLPHLCIGMDSIENMTSKPTLATLSASGAGSPIFMYSNPNQLYQTLYGGISTGDIRRQHEARSNVFDQIEKLATAKGQTLPTAEQQRYSQYVNGFQDINGLRDRLATVSDHLRQFAPEVDERYTKPEFETDWHDALLDLGISALTSGITNTLTIGSGRGEIFGAWKGLGIDQQGHNLGHMKQPDNPIWIKIRQYNCRMLVKIMQSLENIPEGSGTMMDNTLIVYTSNNADSQHTNGANWPVMLLGNFDGAFKTGCFTQLDGKRPINALYTSLLRAAGVTCDRFNMTDKLATKFDSSTGPLKEVLA, from the coding sequence ATGCTTAACCGCCGCAAAATGTTGCAAGCCGTAGCAACCGGTACGAGCGCTGCCTTAGGCCTTTCTCTCGTTCCGCAACCGTTGTTCGCTTCGTCCGACCAAGGGCGAACGCCCAAGCGGGTCATCTTCTTCCTCCAGAATCAAGGTTTCGACCCGGCGACCTGCGTTCCCAAGGGAATGCAGCATAGTGGGTCGTTGGGTAATGCCAAGCTGCCGGAACCAATTCAAGATTTGGAACCATTCAAGGATCGTTTGCACATCATCAATGGTCTGCATGGCCAACACACGAGTCCCTCGCACAGTGCTTTCTTTGGAGCGTTGGGTGGTTATCGCGGCGGCGATGGCGTTCCGCCCAGTGCCGCGACGATCGACTATGAAATTAGCAAGGCGTTGCCGCAAACGCTTCTGCCGCATCTTTGCATCGGGATGGATTCGATCGAGAACATGACCTCGAAGCCAACCTTGGCAACGCTTTCCGCCAGCGGAGCCGGTTCGCCGATCTTCATGTACTCGAATCCCAACCAGCTTTATCAAACGCTCTATGGAGGAATCTCGACTGGGGACATTCGTCGTCAGCATGAAGCCCGCTCGAATGTCTTCGACCAAATCGAAAAGCTGGCCACGGCCAAAGGCCAAACGTTGCCGACGGCCGAACAACAGCGTTATTCGCAGTACGTCAACGGTTTCCAAGACATCAACGGGCTTCGCGATCGACTGGCAACCGTGTCCGATCACTTGCGACAGTTCGCTCCGGAAGTGGATGAGCGGTATACCAAGCCCGAGTTTGAAACCGACTGGCACGACGCGCTTCTGGATCTTGGTATTTCGGCGCTGACCTCCGGCATTACGAACACGCTGACCATCGGTTCAGGCCGCGGCGAGATCTTTGGGGCATGGAAAGGACTGGGCATCGATCAGCAAGGACATAATCTGGGGCACATGAAGCAGCCCGACAACCCGATTTGGATCAAGATCCGACAATACAATTGCCGCATGCTGGTGAAAATCATGCAGTCGCTGGAAAACATTCCCGAAGGAAGCGGCACGATGATGGACAATACCCTGATCGTCTATACCAGCAACAACGCCGACAGTCAGCACACCAACGGTGCGAACTGGCCCGTCATGCTGCTGGGTAACTTTGATGGTGCCTTCAAAACCGGTTGCTTCACGCAGCTCGACGGAAAGCGACCGATCAATGCCTTGTACACATCGCTGCTCCGAGCGGCGGGCGTAACCTGCGACCGTTTCAACATGACCGACAAGCTGGCGACCAAGTTCGATTCGAGCACTGGTCCGCTGAAGGAAGTCTTGGCATGA